One window of the Choristoneura fumiferana chromosome 18, NRCan_CFum_1, whole genome shotgun sequence genome contains the following:
- the LOC141437731 gene encoding mid1-interacting protein 1A, with protein MSFNTDISTKLENSRNSLRRIARNDNTEFSTQSILNDMEKFVKVINFMDETVLVPSRLMNLPQEGDDDPFNMFSLLNDLKTELLWSAGDNDEQVEQPLRRVSDVSDTESDASSAAGDSGIEGEDERESAVRAAAACRRHLRGLRRSLRQLTAAAHHLTRSYQEEVGAPV; from the exons ATGTCCTTCAACACTGATATTTCGACCAAATTGGAAAACAGCAG gAATAGCCTGCGAAGAATCGCCCGGAATGATAACACAGAATTCTCAACACAAAGCATCCTCAATGATATGGAGAAATTTGTAAAAGTGATTAATTTCATGGATGAGACTGTACTGGTTCCCAGCCGTCTGATGAACCTCCCACAAGAGGGTGACGATGACCCATTCAACATGTTCTCCCTGCTGAATGACTTGAAGACTGAACTGCTGTGGTCTGCAGGGGACAACGATGAGCAGGTGGAGCAGCCGTTGAGGAGAGTGTCGGATGTTAGTGACACGGAGAGTGATGCGTCCAGTGCAGCTGGAGATTCTGGCATTGAGGGAGAAGACGAGAGGGAGTCTGCAGTACGTGCTGCCGCGGCCTGCCGACGACACCTTCGTGGGCTGCGCCGCTCCCTACGACAGCTCACTGCCGCCGCACACCACCTCACAAGGTCCTATCAAGAAGAAGTGGGCGCTCCGGTCTAG